The stretch of DNA GCACAGTCACTCGTATCATCGAATACCTCAAATACCTCAACAAGCCAGACTAACACGACAGGTCGTCGCGGTTTCGGTGGTGCAGGTTTAGGCAATGTACAAAATAGTCAGGATCTTGTTGGTAAGGTGGCCACTTCAATCGGGCTTCCGGTGCTGCTAGAAGGCCTTGGTGCTGCCCTGCTCATTGCAATCATAGGTAGCGCAATTCCAGCTTGGATGACAGCAAAAGTTCGTCCAGCAGAAGTAATGAGAGGAGAGTAGTATGTTAAAAGTTGCTAATTTAGAGAAGACATTTAAAAGTGGTGATCACACAATCAGTCCAGTAAAAGATGTCACCTTTTCGCTAAAACAAGGAACATTCGCTGCCATTGTCGGTAGGAGCGGAAGTGGTAAGAGCACCCTTCTTTCACTGCTAGGAGCGCTTGACCGTCCAACAGGCGGATCAATAGAAATAGACGAGGGACGGAATATTGCTAAACTTTCGGACCGCCAATTAACTGAGTATCGTCGCAATGGTATCGGGTTTGTATTTCAGCAATATAATCTCATTCCCAACTTAACCGCAATTGAAAATGTTATGTTGCCAATGGAATTTGCTAGTCTTCCTAGGGTGCAGAGGCTCACTCGTGCAAAAGAATTACTTGAGCAGGTTGGGCTTGATGAGGATCGCCAAACTCGTCGATCTAATCGTTTGAGTGGAGGGGAGCAGCAGCGCGTAGCGATTGCTCGTGCACTTGCTAATAAGCCAAAGATGATTTTAGCGGATGAGCCAACAGGTAATTTGGACACGCACAACGGCGAATTGATCTTTGAATTATTACATGATCTTTCGAGAAGTCAAAAAACAACAATTATTGTAGTCACGCATGATCTACAAATCGCTGGAAAAACAGACGTCACGTTACAGCTTGCTGATGGCATCCTGACCAGTAAAAACAGAAAATAAAAACGTACACACTATATGTAAAGTCCCGCTTTGTGGCGGGATTTTACATGTCGATAATTGTAATGTTTTCGGTACCAAGTACATCAAAAATACGCTTATTAGTTTGGGACGTCGTTCGCGCAAATACTCGCATTGATTCGATAGCGTCGCGTAATTCGTTATCATTTATAACATTCATGTGTCTACTATCGTATACTTGATCAATAGAAGATATGATACCTAGATTTTTAGCATCATGGTAAGCTGTTTGAACATGATCTCCAGTGATAAGGATAACATTACCATTCTTTACTTGAGTCTGCGTAATTACGTGTTTAGCGTTTTTCGCACGTTCACGCTTGATTGCTATAAAGCCGCTAAGTATAAATCGAGTTTTATTTGGTAACTCATCTATTTTTTTAATAGGAGCAAATAGTGTCGTATGGGCAACGCCAACTACCGTATAACCGTCGGCTGCAAGTGCATGCAAGATGGCTTCGGCTTTCTCTCGTTCATTTTCTGTTAAATCAGACCTATGAAGAACCTGCTCGGGTGCACCTTTTACATATAAATCAAACAATGTTCCATGATGCCATACGTTCCCGCTTAATAAATGGACTTTATCAAATCTAACCTCGTTGACTGCAGGCTGGCGTCTAAATGATCTGTTTTGAATTTTTATATATTCTGCGAATGCCCTGTCAATGTAATGAGATGTGTTTATAGCAGAGCCTATAATAGCTTCCATCATATCTTCCTGACTAGATGTGCTATGCCACACCTTCGTCACATGTGCTTCAACGCTCTTTGATGAACTTGTCGCATTAATTATAACAGTCTTCATACTGCGCGTAGACAAGAGCGTCCTAGCACGCTTTAGAGACGTACGAAGCGTACCGTGCTCGTCCTTAGCTGAGATAGATTTAAGCATTAGTGATATTATAGCAAAAAATAACCTCACCGTAGATATACTCCAGTGAGGTTACTGTACTTGCTAGTTATTTTAAGCAATTCTAATGAGTTCTAAGCGTTGGGTTTTACCCGCTCGTCCCCATTCGACTGTATCTTTGATTTGCTTACCTAGAAGGCTTTGACCTAGAGGGCTTTTATCTGATATCCGCCCATCGCTTGGGTTCGCTTCAAAGCTATCAACGATTGTATATCGTAGAAGCCGGCCTTTACTATCAATCATATCAACAACTGAGCCTATAGCAACGAATAGCCTATCTCGTTTTCGAGGTAATAGTCGTGCTGTCTTAAGCGTCTGCTGCTTATCATAGAGTTCTGCTTCACTAGCTTGGAGCGATGCTAGTTTTTGGATACGTGCGAATCGCTCTTCGTGCGAATCTGATTTATCAAGTTCTCGTAATTCTGAACGGTTTTTTTCAATATCATGGCTGAGACGAGCGATCTGTTTTTTTAGTTCTTTAAAGCCTTTTTTGCTCAAATAAACAATAGTTGCTGTGTTCATAGAATGTCTCCTTTTACGTTTTGTCTTTTATCAATTCGGATTTTTTCCTCTTTGATATTTTAATTATGCCAAAGATATCTGAATCAAACCTGAGAATTCAAATATAGTTATGATTTTCCTTCAACTGACTTTGAAGGCGCACTTGATGTCTGAAGTATAATTGTAAATATTGTCGTATCGTTGACTGCGCTGGTTGCTGTAAGCTCTCCATCGTTTAACTCAACAATTTTTTTTGCAACAGATAATCCTAGACCATACCCATTTTTTGATGCATTTGTGCGAGAGCTATCACCACGGTAGAAGCGATCAAAAATATGCGGTAATTGCTCCTCAGGGATGCCACTACCCTCATTAGATACCTCGATGCGCACCTTACCTGATCGACGAGTTACGGTAACTGATACCATCGATGTATCCGGGCTATACTTGATAGCATTATCAATGAGAATCATGGCAAGCTCTTCGACGCTTCCAAGTGTCACCATGGTATATATCGGCGATTCAAACTCTTTAAAGTGAATACGTTTTCCTTGTGGGTCAAATGTCTTGATAACGTTAGTGACTGCTCTGTTAACCTCTACTTTTTCCCTCTCAACGTTTGAATAGTCAAGCTTAGACAGCTGCAGCAGCGTATGTGATAAGCGAGTTAATTTGTTAACCTCTTCGAGATTACTCTCGAGTAGTTCATGCATCTCGTCTTTTGTTAAGTGTGTATCTCTCAGTGCAACTTCAATCTCTGTTTTCATAGCCGCAAGTGGCGTTCGTAACTCGTGACTAGCATCACTGGTAAAGCGAGACTGGGCTTCATGAGCTTCTTCTATAGGACGTATAGTTCGTCTCGCAAGGTAGAAGCTACCCACACCACCGATTCCTAAAACGAGGAAGTTGATATATACAAGCCCGATGACTAAATTTCCTTCACCTTCATGTAGTTGATCCGAACGAAGATCGGGAAATCCGTAATTTCTAGGTAATCGAAGACTTGTTTCGATTTGGCTTAATCTTGCATTTATCTCACTTGAAGCGATCTGATAAATAGCAACACTAAACAGCAGACTCAGGGTCATAAGAATAAGAAGATACCAGCCTGTTAACTTTAGTGTTGCACTTTGAAACATAATTACCCCTCTATTTTGTAGCCAAAACCTCTGACAGTGTGAAGTAGCGGAGTTTTAAATGGAACATCTATTTTATTGCGAAGGTATTTTATATACACTTCTACTGTGTTTGGCAAAATATCCGCGTCGTAGTCCCATACATGACTAATAATTGTTTCTTTTGAAAGTGGTCGACCCTGATTTCTAAGCATGTACTCGAGCAGACCGAACTCTTTGTTGGTCAGTTGAATTGTTTTATTTTCTCGTGTGACACTAAAGTTCACAGTATCAAGTGATAAATTACCAGCTGTCAAGATATTCGGCTGTTGTTCACTTGGCCGCCGTAATAGCGCTCGGACCCTCGCTAGGAGTTCCTCGAGCGCAAATGGCTTGACAAGGTAATCGTCCGCACCACTGTCAAGCCCATCTGTACGATCCGACACACCCCCGAGTGCAGTTAGCAAAATAACTGGTGTGTGAATTTTTGCTTCACGCATAGCCTTTACTATTGCAATACCGTCATATTCTCCTGGGAGCATACGGTCGACAATCGCCACATCGTAGGGTTCAGTTGTCGCCATAGCATACCCGTCATCACCATCGAAAGATACGTCAACTGCGTAACTTTCCTGTTCAAGAGCTTTTTTAAGAGCTCGTGCAATTTTATGTTCGTCTTCGATAATTAATATTCTCATGTATTAATAATATGTCT from Candidatus Saccharimonadales bacterium encodes:
- a CDS encoding ABC transporter ATP-binding protein, which produces MLKVANLEKTFKSGDHTISPVKDVTFSLKQGTFAAIVGRSGSGKSTLLSLLGALDRPTGGSIEIDEGRNIAKLSDRQLTEYRRNGIGFVFQQYNLIPNLTAIENVMLPMEFASLPRVQRLTRAKELLEQVGLDEDRQTRRSNRLSGGEQQRVAIARALANKPKMILADEPTGNLDTHNGELIFELLHDLSRSQKTTIIVVTHDLQIAGKTDVTLQLADGILTSKNRK
- a CDS encoding response regulator transcription factor, with protein sequence MRILIIEDEHKIARALKKALEQESYAVDVSFDGDDGYAMATTEPYDVAIVDRMLPGEYDGIAIVKAMREAKIHTPVILLTALGGVSDRTDGLDSGADDYLVKPFALEELLARVRALLRRPSEQQPNILTAGNLSLDTVNFSVTRENKTIQLTNKEFGLLEYMLRNQGRPLSKETIISHVWDYDADILPNTVEVYIKYLRNKIDVPFKTPLLHTVRGFGYKIEG
- a CDS encoding GreA/GreB family elongation factor, encoding MNTATIVYLSKKGFKELKKQIARLSHDIEKNRSELRELDKSDSHEERFARIQKLASLQASEAELYDKQQTLKTARLLPRKRDRLFVAIGSVVDMIDSKGRLLRYTIVDSFEANPSDGRISDKSPLGQSLLGKQIKDTVEWGRAGKTQRLELIRIA
- a CDS encoding ATP-binding protein — protein: MFQSATLKLTGWYLLILMTLSLLFSVAIYQIASSEINARLSQIETSLRLPRNYGFPDLRSDQLHEGEGNLVIGLVYINFLVLGIGGVGSFYLARRTIRPIEEAHEAQSRFTSDASHELRTPLAAMKTEIEVALRDTHLTKDEMHELLESNLEEVNKLTRLSHTLLQLSKLDYSNVEREKVEVNRAVTNVIKTFDPQGKRIHFKEFESPIYTMVTLGSVEELAMILIDNAIKYSPDTSMVSVTVTRRSGKVRIEVSNEGSGIPEEQLPHIFDRFYRGDSSRTNASKNGYGLGLSVAKKIVELNDGELTATSAVNDTTIFTIILQTSSAPSKSVEGKS